The Methylomagnum ishizawai genome has a window encoding:
- a CDS encoding (5-formylfuran-3-yl)methyl phosphate synthase, which yields MTGMLASVASLDEARLIASLGVDIIDLKQPAAGALGALPVVDVARIVAALGHNHTLSATVGDLPMAADSVVPAVVAMAVTGVDYVKIGFFPGGDWAGVIGALRPHTAAGGRLVAVLFGDCGPELAWVARLAAAGFAGAMLDTADKSRGSLRTVCEPGFLRGFVAETRRHGLLCGLAGSLRAADIAPLLALQPDYLGFRGALCGGNRVGAIDLEATRLIIDQVHTP from the coding sequence ATGACCGGGATGCTCGCCAGCGTCGCCAGCTTAGACGAAGCCCGCCTCATCGCCAGCTTGGGCGTCGATATCATCGACCTGAAACAACCGGCGGCGGGCGCTTTGGGCGCGTTGCCGGTGGTGGACGTGGCGCGGATCGTGGCGGCACTGGGCCATAACCACACACTCAGCGCCACCGTCGGCGATTTGCCCATGGCGGCGGACAGCGTGGTTCCGGCGGTCGTGGCCATGGCGGTGACCGGGGTCGATTACGTCAAGATCGGCTTTTTCCCCGGCGGCGATTGGGCCGGGGTGATCGGGGCTTTGCGGCCCCACACAGCGGCGGGCGGGCGCTTGGTGGCGGTGCTGTTCGGCGATTGCGGCCCGGAACTGGCTTGGGTGGCGCGTCTGGCGGCGGCGGGTTTCGCCGGGGCCATGCTGGACACGGCGGACAAAAGCCGGGGTTCGCTAAGGACGGTGTGCGAACCCGGTTTCCTGCGCGGCTTCGTGGCGGAGACGCGGCGGCATGGGCTTTTGTGCGGCTTGGCGGGTTCGTTGCGGGCGGCGGATATTGCGCCTTTGCTGGCTTTGCAGCCAGATTATCTGGGCTTCCGCGGTGCCCTGTGCGGCGGCAACCGGGTCGGGGCAATCGACCTGGAAGCCACCCGGCTCATCATCGACCAAGTACACACCCCATGA
- a CDS encoding quinone-dependent dihydroorotate dehydrogenase — MFYPLIRPALFRLQPETAHHLTLAGLQALTRLGRFNPLAHSPASKPRSVMGLEFPNPVGLAAGLDKNGDCLEGLGALGFGFLEIGTVTPRPQPGNLPPRLFRLPEAEALINRMGFNNKGVDYLVERVKQTRYSGIVGINIGKNRDTAVENALEDYLACLRKVYSVAAYVTVNISSPNTPGLRSLQTGENLDHLLAGLAAEREVLAQQHQKRVPLAVKIAPDLEPADIEAIAAALLHHGIDAVIATNTTASRAGVEGLPHAAETGGLSGKPVFERSTAVVRQLAAVLDGKLPIIACGGIASADDARQKLDAGASLVQIYTGLIYRGPGLVSAIVRGL, encoded by the coding sequence ATGTTCTATCCACTCATCCGCCCCGCCCTGTTCCGCCTGCAACCGGAAACCGCCCATCACCTTACCCTGGCCGGACTCCAAGCCCTGACCCGCCTGGGCCGGTTCAACCCGCTGGCGCATTCCCCGGCGTCCAAGCCGCGCAGCGTGATGGGCCTCGAATTCCCCAATCCCGTGGGACTCGCCGCCGGACTCGACAAGAACGGCGACTGCCTGGAGGGTTTGGGTGCCCTGGGCTTCGGCTTCCTGGAAATCGGCACGGTCACGCCGCGCCCCCAACCGGGCAACCTGCCGCCCCGGTTGTTCCGCCTGCCGGAAGCCGAGGCCCTCATCAACCGCATGGGTTTCAATAACAAAGGCGTGGATTATCTGGTGGAGCGGGTTAAGCAAACCCGTTATTCCGGTATCGTCGGCATCAACATCGGCAAGAACCGGGATACCGCCGTCGAGAACGCGCTGGAGGATTATCTGGCCTGCCTGCGCAAGGTCTATTCCGTGGCGGCCTATGTCACGGTGAATATTTCCTCGCCCAACACGCCGGGGCTCCGCAGCCTGCAAACCGGCGAAAACCTCGACCATTTGCTGGCCGGGCTGGCCGCCGAGCGCGAAGTCCTGGCCCAACAGCATCAGAAGCGCGTGCCCCTCGCGGTGAAGATCGCCCCGGACCTGGAACCCGCGGATATCGAAGCCATCGCCGCCGCCCTGCTCCACCACGGCATCGACGCGGTGATCGCCACCAATACCACGGCTTCCCGCGCCGGCGTGGAAGGACTGCCCCACGCGGCGGAAACCGGTGGTCTCAGCGGCAAACCGGTGTTCGAGCGTTCCACCGCGGTGGTGCGCCAGCTCGCCGCCGTCTTGGATGGCAAGTTGCCCATCATCGCCTGTGGCGGCATCGCCAGCGCCGACGACGCCCGCCAGAAACTCGATGCCGGGGCCAGCCTGGTCCAAATCTACACCGGGTTGATCTATCGCGGCCCCGGCCTCGTATCCGCCATCGTGCGCGGGCTTTGA
- a CDS encoding dihydrofolate reductase — MKIALIAAMGANRVIGVDNRMPWHLSADLKRFRQITMGKPILMGRKTHESIGRPLPGRTNLVLTANPAYAAAGCVVVHSLEEAARAAEGEAAEELMVIGGAALYRECLPRADRLHLTLIHRAFAGDTFFPEFEPGQWRETAREDIERDPDSGLGYSFVTLERAD, encoded by the coding sequence ATGAAGATCGCGCTGATCGCCGCCATGGGCGCGAACCGGGTCATCGGGGTGGACAACCGGATGCCCTGGCATTTGTCCGCCGACCTCAAGCGCTTCCGGCAAATCACGATGGGCAAGCCCATCCTCATGGGCCGCAAGACCCACGAATCGATAGGCCGCCCCTTGCCGGGGCGCACCAATCTCGTGCTGACCGCCAATCCGGCCTATGCGGCGGCGGGTTGCGTGGTGGTGCATAGCTTGGAAGAGGCGGCGCGGGCGGCGGAAGGCGAGGCGGCGGAAGAACTGATGGTGATCGGCGGGGCCGCGCTGTACCGGGAATGCCTGCCCAGGGCCGACCGGCTCCATCTCACTTTGATCCATCGGGCCTTCGCGGGCGATACCTTCTTCCCGGAATTCGAGCCCGGCCAATGGCGGGAAACGGCGCGGGAGGATATTGAACGCGACCCCGACAGCGGCCTGGGCTATAGTTTCGTGACGCTGGAACGGGCGGATTGA
- the asnB gene encoding asparagine synthase (glutamine-hydrolyzing), whose amino-acid sequence MCGICGIAVLGTAQHGMNFGPVAAMVARLAHRGPDGEWTTGDGSAHFGMARLAIRGLDSGVQPIVEPDSGVMVVCNGEIDNHQELRAFLEERGHRIEQDTDVAVLPGLYLELGEAFVERLAGAYALAVWDPRERKILLARDRSGERPLFFRHEQGVVRFASQIAALTASVPDNLEWDGAALRRYLQLGHFPAPDSPYIGIHKVGPAETIVIDATGLRRERYWRWPRAVPMQTDTSLDAFDAVFRAAVFRQTEVDVPFGLFLSGGVDSSLISAVAKSLRPDKPLTAYGLRFSEDSYDEGQFAEQVARQLGIEYVPVWVKPEDVPGLLAELIGAAGEPLADPAWVPTALLSRRAARDIRISLSGEGADELFAGYPTYFGAGIAEGYSRLPGGLRRVIRQAVDRWPPSDKKVTLSFLLKRFVQGDELDGLARHVLWTSSVPPALLKRLGLEPEPWAWAAPTGENTLLDRLQHYDLERPLAEGLLTKADRASMLSALELRAPFLDPEVMDFAAALPPKERVKGIETKVFLKRYAERYLPKDIVYRKKRGLSVPIGAWLRGPLREWAETTLAHPGFERLGVDTRALRAVFDEHQRRAADHARALWALLVLGEWLAWAERRGD is encoded by the coding sequence ATGTGTGGAATTTGCGGTATCGCCGTCCTGGGGACGGCACAACACGGTATGAATTTCGGCCCCGTCGCGGCCATGGTCGCCCGCTTGGCCCATCGCGGCCCGGACGGCGAATGGACCACCGGCGACGGCTCCGCCCATTTCGGCATGGCCCGCTTGGCGATCCGGGGTTTGGACAGCGGCGTGCAACCCATCGTCGAGCCGGACAGCGGCGTGATGGTGGTGTGCAATGGCGAGATCGACAACCACCAGGAACTCCGCGCCTTCCTCGAAGAACGCGGCCACAGGATCGAGCAGGATACCGACGTGGCGGTATTGCCGGGCTTGTATCTGGAACTGGGGGAAGCTTTCGTCGAACGGCTGGCCGGTGCCTACGCCTTGGCGGTCTGGGACCCCCGCGAGCGCAAAATCCTGTTGGCGCGGGACCGTTCCGGGGAAAGGCCGCTGTTTTTCCGCCATGAACAAGGCGTGGTGCGTTTCGCCTCGCAAATCGCGGCGCTGACCGCAAGCGTGCCGGACAATTTGGAATGGGATGGCGCGGCCTTGCGGCGTTATCTGCAACTCGGGCATTTCCCGGCCCCGGATAGCCCTTACATCGGCATCCACAAGGTCGGCCCCGCCGAAACCATTGTCATCGACGCCACCGGACTCCGCCGCGAACGCTATTGGCGCTGGCCCCGCGCTGTGCCGATGCAAACCGATACCTCGCTGGACGCCTTCGACGCCGTGTTCCGCGCCGCCGTGTTCCGGCAAACCGAAGTCGATGTGCCGTTCGGGCTGTTCCTGAGCGGCGGGGTGGATTCCTCGCTCATCAGCGCGGTGGCGAAAAGCCTCAGGCCCGACAAGCCGCTGACGGCCTATGGCCTCCGGTTCAGCGAAGATTCCTACGACGAAGGCCAATTCGCCGAGCAAGTCGCCCGGCAACTGGGTATCGAATACGTGCCGGTCTGGGTGAAACCGGAAGACGTGCCGGGCCTCCTGGCCGAATTGATCGGGGCGGCGGGCGAACCTTTGGCCGATCCGGCCTGGGTCCCGACCGCCCTGTTATCGCGGCGGGCGGCGCGGGATATTCGGATTTCGCTGTCGGGCGAAGGCGCGGACGAGTTGTTCGCGGGCTATCCGACCTATTTCGGGGCCGGGATCGCCGAGGGGTATAGCCGCCTGCCCGGCGGACTGCGGCGCGTGATCCGCCAAGCCGTGGACCGCTGGCCACCGAGCGACAAGAAAGTCACCCTGTCCTTCCTGCTCAAGCGCTTCGTGCAGGGCGACGAACTGGACGGGCTGGCGCGGCATGTGTTGTGGACTTCCAGCGTGCCGCCCGCGCTGCTAAAGCGGCTGGGCCTCGAACCGGAACCCTGGGCCTGGGCCGCGCCCACCGGGGAAAACACCTTGCTCGACCGACTCCAGCATTACGACCTGGAACGCCCGCTAGCCGAAGGCTTGTTGACCAAGGCCGACCGGGCCAGCATGTTGTCGGCGCTGGAACTGCGCGCCCCGTTCCTCGACCCCGAGGTGATGGATTTCGCTGCCGCGCTGCCGCCCAAGGAGCGCGTCAAGGGCATCGAGACCAAGGTGTTCCTCAAGCGCTATGCCGAGCGCTACCTGCCCAAGGACATCGTCTACCGCAAGAAACGCGGCCTGTCGGTGCCCATCGGCGCTTGGCTGCGCGGCCCCTTGCGGGAATGGGCGGAAACCACCCTGGCCCATCCCGGTTTCGAGCGGCTGGGTGTGGATACGCGGGCCTTGCGGGCGGTGTTCGACGAACACCAGCGGCGGGCGGCGGACCATGCGCGGGCGCTGTGGGCTTTGCTGGTGTTGGGGGAATGGTTGGCCTGGGCGGAGCGGCGGGGGGATTAG
- the moaC gene encoding cyclic pyranopterin monophosphate synthase MoaC, producing the protein MTELTHFNAQGAAHMVDVGDKPSTQRSAVAEGYIEMRPETLALILSGSHKKGDVLGIARIAGIMASKKTADLIPLCHPIALTHASLDLEPQPEHQRVRCVATVKTAGQTGVEMEALTAVQVALLTIYDMCKAVDRGMTMQAIRLLEKAGGKSGEWRREE; encoded by the coding sequence ATGACCGAACTCACCCATTTCAATGCCCAAGGCGCCGCCCATATGGTGGACGTGGGCGACAAACCCAGCACCCAGCGCAGCGCCGTGGCCGAGGGCTATATCGAGATGCGCCCGGAAACCCTGGCCCTGATCCTGTCCGGCAGCCATAAAAAAGGCGATGTGCTGGGCATCGCCCGCATCGCCGGCATCATGGCGAGCAAGAAGACCGCCGACCTGATCCCGCTCTGCCATCCCATCGCCCTCACCCACGCCAGCCTGGACCTCGAACCCCAGCCGGAACACCAGCGCGTGCGCTGTGTCGCCACCGTGAAAACGGCGGGCCAGACCGGCGTGGAAATGGAAGCCCTGACCGCCGTACAGGTGGCGCTGTTGACGATCTACGACATGTGCAAGGCGGTGGACCGGGGCATGACAATGCAGGCCATCCGGCTGCTGGAAAAGGCGGGCGGGAAATCGGGGGAATGGCGGCGGGAGGAATGA
- a CDS encoding methyl-accepting chemotaxis protein has product MFKLITESLSLARQMYLNTAIGIVGIVAMAMVDVYHPNDDGTNSSIIIGIAVATSLLMLSLATFLGNSANRRAETLVNGLNAIAEGDFTHRIRLSGQDEFAWMADRGNTVSKNLAKTIRDILDGAGQLSQAAEHLSNITTQSRQRVFNQNMQTEQVASAMTEMSTTVHQVAQNASRAAEAAQDADQQAKSGMSVVKSTIQSIDSLASEVGRTSEAINKLKEDSVSIGAVLDVIRGIAEQTNLLALNAAIEAARAGEQGRGFAVVADEVRTLASRTQQSTQEIQGMIERLQTGANQAVAAMAQGKTAAMNSVDQAVNAGRSLETINRYIDTIKDMNTQIAAAAEEQSVTAEEINRNVVNISGISRDTADGAEQTANASGQLARLASQLQDQVGRFRIGPAR; this is encoded by the coding sequence ATGTTCAAACTCATCACAGAAAGCCTCAGCCTCGCCCGCCAGATGTATCTGAACACGGCGATAGGCATCGTCGGCATCGTCGCCATGGCGATGGTGGATGTCTACCACCCCAACGACGACGGCACCAATAGCTCGATCATCATCGGTATCGCGGTGGCCACTTCCCTGCTGATGCTGTCGCTCGCCACCTTCCTGGGCAATTCCGCCAACCGCCGGGCCGAGACCCTGGTGAACGGTCTCAACGCCATCGCCGAGGGCGATTTCACCCACCGCATCCGCCTCTCGGGCCAGGACGAATTCGCCTGGATGGCCGACCGCGGCAACACCGTCTCCAAAAACCTCGCCAAGACTATCCGCGATATCCTCGACGGGGCCGGACAGCTTTCCCAAGCGGCGGAACACCTGTCGAACATCACCACGCAAAGCCGCCAGCGGGTGTTCAACCAGAACATGCAGACCGAGCAAGTGGCCTCGGCCATGACCGAAATGTCCACCACCGTGCATCAGGTGGCGCAGAACGCCTCCCGCGCCGCCGAAGCCGCCCAGGACGCCGACCAACAGGCCAAGAGCGGCATGTCGGTGGTGAAATCCACCATCCAGAGCATCGATTCCCTGGCCTCGGAAGTGGGCCGCACCTCTGAAGCCATCAACAAGCTGAAGGAGGACAGCGTCAGCATCGGCGCGGTGCTGGACGTAATCCGGGGCATCGCCGAGCAAACCAACCTGCTGGCGCTCAACGCCGCCATCGAAGCCGCCAGGGCCGGTGAACAAGGCCGGGGTTTCGCGGTGGTGGCCGACGAGGTGCGTACCCTCGCCAGCCGCACCCAGCAATCCACCCAGGAAATCCAGGGCATGATCGAGCGCCTGCAAACCGGGGCCAACCAAGCCGTGGCGGCCATGGCCCAGGGCAAGACCGCCGCCATGAACAGCGTGGACCAGGCGGTGAACGCGGGCCGCTCGCTGGAAACCATCAACCGCTACATCGACACCATCAAGGACATGAACACCCAGATCGCGGCGGCGGCGGAAGAACAAAGCGTGACCGCCGAGGAAATCAACCGCAACGTGGTCAATATCAGCGGCATTTCCCGCGACACCGCCGACGGGGCCGAGCAGACCGCCAACGCCAGCGGGCAACTGGCACGGCTGGCCTCGCAGTTGCAGGACCAAGTGGGCCGCTTCCGCATCGGCCCGGCGCGATAA
- a CDS encoding ArnT family glycosyltransferase: protein MALSPHREAQASTGAGLSFAARHWFSILAFLIGAWAVFGHLGDFPLLAPDEGRNAEVAREMKEAGAWLVPTYNGATYLDKPAFFFRAVAIALDLFGESEFTARLPSALFGFGLLAALFAFCRRVYDERTAALALLVVAATPLYIAFSRIVIFDMTLAFFVCTSIFAAYLAEEHAGKTRNRWYLLAAFLGGVATLVKGPVGFIIPLLVMLVFHGSLRRFDAMKRLFRPVHFLVFFAVVLPWFVGLSLACPDFPYYGIMRESIARFTTPVFRRTQPFYYYGLIIASCCFAWSLLLPESIAAAWRKRAALSRPDRLFIVWALVVVVFFSLSKSKLPGYILTGVVALGVVAARVFAAAILDRAGVAAAVVRRASLALLGVMLPAAVAMAVIAARPELLEQRLKFPHEIFALFIPLMPTAAFSLGATALLAGVAYVRRDARWGMAAALALPLLILTVNFEVLPRYADTRSSRALAARLPKLPDNTEYACIGCFPPGLPFYLKRLVTLISADGRELTSNYVLFSLASGKPWPEHVVATARMDAWLQSRNHPVYLIAKYEKRPALEAVAAARGVPVTDIGAGHWAALLPAQQ, encoded by the coding sequence ATGGCGCTCTCCCCGCATCGCGAGGCGCAAGCCTCGACCGGCGCTGGCTTGTCCTTCGCCGCCCGGCATTGGTTTTCCATCCTGGCTTTTTTGATTGGTGCCTGGGCCGTGTTCGGCCACTTGGGCGATTTCCCCTTGCTCGCGCCCGACGAAGGCCGTAACGCCGAGGTCGCCCGCGAAATGAAGGAAGCCGGGGCTTGGCTGGTCCCGACCTACAACGGGGCCACCTATCTCGACAAACCGGCGTTCTTCTTCAGGGCCGTGGCGATTGCGCTGGACCTGTTCGGCGAATCCGAATTCACGGCGCGGCTGCCTTCGGCGCTGTTCGGTTTCGGGCTGTTGGCGGCGTTGTTCGCGTTCTGCCGCAGGGTCTACGACGAGCGCACCGCCGCGCTGGCCTTGCTGGTGGTGGCGGCGACACCGCTGTATATCGCCTTCTCGCGCATCGTCATCTTCGATATGACCTTGGCCTTTTTCGTCTGCACCTCGATCTTCGCGGCCTATCTGGCGGAGGAACACGCGGGCAAAACCCGGAACCGCTGGTATTTGCTGGCGGCGTTCCTGGGCGGGGTCGCCACCTTGGTGAAGGGTCCGGTGGGTTTCATCATCCCCTTGTTGGTGATGCTGGTGTTCCATGGTAGCCTGCGCCGCTTCGATGCCATGAAGCGCCTATTCAGGCCGGTGCATTTCCTGGTGTTTTTCGCGGTGGTGTTACCGTGGTTCGTGGGCTTGTCGCTGGCCTGCCCGGATTTCCCCTATTACGGCATCATGCGGGAATCCATCGCCCGCTTCACCACGCCGGTGTTCCGCCGGACCCAGCCGTTCTATTACTACGGGCTGATCATCGCGAGCTGTTGTTTTGCCTGGAGCCTGTTGTTGCCGGAATCCATCGCCGCCGCTTGGCGCAAACGGGCCGCGTTGTCCCGGCCCGACCGGCTGTTCATCGTCTGGGCGTTGGTGGTGGTGGTGTTTTTCTCGCTGTCGAAATCGAAGCTGCCGGGCTACATCCTGACCGGCGTGGTGGCTTTGGGCGTGGTGGCGGCGCGGGTGTTCGCCGCCGCCATCCTGGACCGGGCGGGCGTTGCCGCCGCCGTCGTGCGCCGGGCCAGCCTCGCCTTGCTGGGGGTCATGCTGCCCGCCGCCGTGGCGATGGCGGTCATCGCGGCGCGGCCCGAACTGCTGGAACAACGCCTGAAGTTCCCGCATGAAATCTTCGCGCTGTTCATTCCGCTGATGCCGACGGCGGCGTTCTCGCTGGGCGCGACGGCCTTGCTCGCAGGCGTGGCCTATGTCCGCCGCGATGCGCGTTGGGGCATGGCCGCCGCGTTGGCCTTGCCGCTGTTGATCCTGACCGTCAATTTCGAGGTCTTGCCGCGCTATGCCGATACCCGCTCTTCCCGTGCCCTGGCCGCACGCCTGCCCAAGCTGCCGGACAACACCGAATACGCCTGCATCGGCTGTTTCCCCCCAGGACTGCCGTTCTATCTCAAGCGGCTGGTCACGCTCATCAGCGCGGATGGCCGGGAATTGACCAGCAATTACGTGCTGTTCTCGCTGGCTTCCGGCAAGCCCTGGCCGGAGCATGTCGTCGCAACTGCGCGGATGGACGCTTGGCTACAAAGCCGGAATCATCCGGTCTACCTCATCGCCAAATATGAAAAGCGCCCCGCGCTCGAAGCCGTCGCCGCCGCCCGCGGCGTTCCTGTCACCGATATCGGCGCGGGCCATTGGGCCGCGCTCCTGCCTGCCCAACAATAA
- a CDS encoding FABP family protein, with protein MADFPEDIYTEPSDIDVDTLGNLGPLAALAGIWQGADGIDIRPKPEGGKQQAFVERMELQPIDPQTNGPQLLYGLRYHTHIVKPGQVKTYHDQVGYWLWEPATGTLIQTLTIPRGLVALAVGRAGADAKSFELVATEGAEAYGILGTPFLNHGFKTAEFRIKVDVHDDGTWSYDEDTVLLIRGRAEPFHHRDSNTLVKIGEPTPNPLARR; from the coding sequence ATGGCCGATTTCCCCGAAGACATCTACACCGAACCTTCCGACATCGATGTCGACACCCTGGGCAATCTCGGCCCGCTGGCCGCGTTGGCGGGCATCTGGCAGGGCGCGGACGGGATCGATATCCGGCCCAAACCGGAAGGCGGCAAGCAACAGGCGTTCGTCGAGCGCATGGAGCTTCAACCCATCGATCCGCAGACCAACGGCCCGCAGTTGCTGTACGGCCTGCGCTACCACACCCATATCGTCAAGCCGGGGCAGGTGAAGACCTATCACGACCAGGTCGGTTATTGGCTGTGGGAACCCGCCACCGGCACGCTGATCCAGACCTTGACCATTCCCCGCGGCTTGGTCGCGCTGGCGGTGGGTCGGGCCGGGGCTGACGCCAAAAGCTTCGAGCTGGTCGCGACCGAGGGGGCGGAAGCCTATGGCATCCTGGGGACGCCGTTCCTGAACCATGGGTTCAAGACCGCCGAATTCCGCATCAAGGTGGATGTCCACGACGACGGTACGTGGTCTTACGACGAGGATACCGTGCTGCTCATCCGGGGCCGGGCCGAGCCTTTCCACCACCGCGACAGCAACACCTTGGTCAAGATCGGGGAGCCGACCCCGAATCCCTTGGCCCGCCGTTAG
- a CDS encoding energy transducer TonB: MEQALFLGVCRLIVIALMVLPTIGAAEPDHTPEFVLEREPLAYPAEAAQEGVEGHVMAEIAVAEDGGVAATTLVESVPPGVFDAAVRDWAKGWRFKPVCGRAFPHGFKVKVPVYFVLPEGADSKPMLLEPLRPVPPRHAAMQADGKVSLRRDPACGADPGAAR; this comes from the coding sequence ATGGAACAAGCCCTTTTCCTAGGCGTATGTCGGTTGATTGTCATCGCACTGATGGTTTTGCCCACGATAGGGGCGGCGGAACCGGACCATACCCCTGAATTCGTCTTGGAGCGCGAACCCCTCGCCTATCCCGCCGAGGCCGCGCAGGAAGGCGTCGAGGGCCATGTCATGGCCGAAATCGCCGTGGCGGAGGATGGCGGGGTGGCGGCGACCACCCTGGTCGAATCGGTCCCGCCCGGTGTGTTCGATGCCGCCGTGCGCGATTGGGCCAAAGGCTGGCGGTTCAAGCCGGTGTGTGGGCGGGCGTTTCCCCATGGATTCAAGGTGAAGGTGCCCGTGTATTTTGTTTTGCCGGAGGGCGCGGATTCCAAGCCGATGCTGCTCGAACCGCTCCGCCCGGTGCCGCCGCGCCACGCGGCCATGCAAGCGGACGGGAAGGTTTCCCTGCGGCGCGATCCGGCTTGCGGGGCCGATCCCGGCGCCGCCCGCTAA
- a CDS encoding DUF6513 domain-containing protein, with protein sequence MPEHILFLTGKLAEPQLRRVLEEMNPEFGYTVHQLGLTVAALMTADMIRRRLKDTFGATRILVPGRCRGDIKALSQDLGLPVERGPDELHDLPEFFGKGKQKPDISRYDLLIFAEIVEAPQLDIDGILRRARDYRKDGADVIDLGCLPATPFPHMEAAVRALKAEGFRVSVDSLDNDDLVKGGQAGADFLLSLTEESLWVADAVASTPILIPARHGDLDSLDRAIAALSAKGRAFIVDPILDPIHFGFTDSILRYHETRRRHPEVEIMMGVGNLTELTHADTAGINATLLGICSELGIRHILATQVSKHARKAVREADLARRVMFAARAANRLPKHIDDGLMALHERAPFPLDRAEIEALYRQVKDPSYRVFISPEGLHIFNRDGFHSAENPFDLYPKLGVEQDGGHAFYLGVELARAEIARQLGKRYAQDEPLRWGCQVDGPEQQTVDPHAYKPAGTTLRKPDES encoded by the coding sequence ATGCCCGAACACATCCTCTTCCTCACCGGCAAACTGGCGGAACCGCAACTCCGCCGCGTCCTGGAGGAGATGAACCCCGAGTTCGGCTACACCGTCCACCAACTTGGGCTGACCGTCGCCGCCCTGATGACCGCCGATATGATCCGGCGGCGGCTCAAGGACACGTTCGGCGCGACCCGCATCCTGGTGCCGGGGCGCTGCCGGGGCGACATCAAAGCCTTGTCCCAGGACTTGGGCCTGCCGGTCGAGCGCGGCCCGGACGAATTGCACGACCTGCCGGAATTCTTCGGCAAGGGCAAGCAGAAGCCCGATATCAGCCGTTACGACCTGCTGATCTTCGCCGAGATCGTCGAAGCCCCGCAGTTGGACATCGACGGCATCCTGCGGCGGGCGCGGGATTATCGCAAGGACGGGGCCGATGTGATCGACCTGGGTTGCCTCCCGGCCACGCCGTTCCCGCACATGGAAGCCGCGGTGCGGGCGCTCAAGGCCGAGGGTTTCCGGGTCAGCGTCGATTCGCTGGACAACGACGATTTGGTGAAAGGTGGACAAGCCGGGGCGGATTTCCTGTTGAGCCTCACCGAGGAGTCGCTGTGGGTCGCCGACGCGGTGGCCTCGACCCCGATCCTGATTCCGGCCCGGCATGGCGATCTGGATTCGCTGGACCGCGCCATCGCCGCTTTGAGCGCCAAGGGCCGGGCCTTCATCGTCGATCCCATCCTCGACCCGATCCATTTCGGCTTCACCGACTCGATCCTGCGCTACCACGAAACCCGCCGCCGCCACCCGGAAGTGGAAATCATGATGGGCGTCGGCAACCTGACCGAACTCACCCACGCCGATACCGCCGGGATCAACGCCACGCTATTAGGGATATGCTCGGAACTCGGCATCCGCCATATCCTGGCGACGCAAGTTAGCAAACACGCCCGCAAGGCGGTACGGGAGGCCGATCTGGCCCGGCGGGTGATGTTCGCCGCCCGCGCAGCCAACCGCCTGCCCAAGCATATCGACGATGGCCTGATGGCCCTGCACGAACGCGCCCCGTTCCCCCTCGACCGGGCGGAAATCGAGGCGCTGTACCGGCAGGTGAAAGACCCGAGCTACCGCGTTTTCATCAGCCCGGAAGGCTTGCATATCTTCAACCGCGACGGTTTCCACAGCGCCGAAAATCCGTTCGACCTCTATCCCAAGCTGGGCGTGGAACAGGACGGCGGCCATGCCTTCTATCTGGGCGTGGAATTGGCGCGGGCCGAAATCGCCCGGCAATTGGGGAAGCGCTATGCCCAGGACGAGCCGTTGCGCTGGGGTTGCCAAGTCGATGGGCCGGAACAACAGACGGTCGATCCCCATGCCTATAAGCCCGCCGGGACCACATTGAGGAAACCCGATGAAAGCTGA
- a CDS encoding DUF447 domain-containing protein has protein sequence MIRETLITSLSPEGVAHIAPMGVHVLDDGTLVILPFRPSTTLANLSASRHAVVNYCDDVRIFAGCLTGRRDWPLLAAERVPGQRLASALAHAELELIEMADDPTRPRLRYRVVHEANHAPFRGFNRAQYAVLETAILVSRLHMLPWRKIEAELAYLRIGLDKTAGPHELEAWGWLMEKIEAFQRESPAQGESA, from the coding sequence ATGATCCGCGAAACCCTCATCACCAGCCTTTCACCGGAAGGTGTCGCCCATATCGCGCCCATGGGCGTGCATGTGCTGGACGACGGCACCCTCGTCATCCTGCCGTTCCGGCCCTCGACCACGCTAGCCAACCTCAGCGCCAGCCGCCACGCGGTCGTGAACTACTGCGACGATGTGCGGATATTCGCGGGCTGTTTGACCGGGCGGCGCGATTGGCCCTTGCTGGCGGCGGAACGGGTGCCGGGCCAACGCTTGGCCTCGGCCCTGGCCCATGCCGAACTGGAATTGATCGAGATGGCAGACGACCCGACCCGGCCCCGGCTGCGTTACCGCGTGGTCCACGAGGCCAACCATGCGCCGTTCCGGGGCTTCAACCGCGCCCAATACGCCGTGCTGGAAACGGCCATCCTGGTCAGCCGCCTGCACATGCTGCCGTGGCGCAAGATCGAGGCCGAATTGGCCTATCTCCGCATCGGCCTGGACAAAACCGCCGGTCCCCATGAACTCGAAGCCTGGGGCTGGCTGATGGAGAAAATCGAGGCGTTCCAGCGCGAATCTCCGGCGCAAGGAGAATCCGCATGA